The window GAACGGCAGGATGCTCCAGGAGACGGAGTGCCTTAAGCTGCAGGTCGTTGAAGTCCAGCACGTTCCGCTCCTGCTTCTCTTGCTCTAGCCGTGCGAACGTCACATCCGCCAAGCGAGCCAGAGTCTGCATCTGCCGCAGAAAGCGGGCGTCTTCCTCCCGATGCTCCCATGCTTCCACCACTTCGTCCAGAGCTTTAGCCTCTCGGGAGAGATAGCGAGCAAGCGGAGAGGCCAATTGGAGCCATGCCCTTGGCTCTCTGCCCTGAGTGAAGGCTTGCTCACGCAGCTGTCGCCACAGCGAAGCCCACAAATCAGGGACAGGAGGTTTGCGAAGTTCGTCGAGGAGCCGGGCGCAGAGTAGGCTAAGCTCTGCAGCTTCCTCTCTCTTGCTAGCCTTCGTCACGAGGGAATCGCTGTAGACGAGCACCTCTGCAACCTTCCGGGCATGCTGCCGGAAGAGTTCCCAGAGGCGCTGGTGGGCCCATTCCACCCGCTCCGGGATTGGCCGTTGCAGAGCTGCACGGAGTAGAATCCAGCGTTCGCTACTATGCAGAATCGCTACCAGGAGCTCCAGTGTCTTCCGCTGCCCGTACTCTCTCACAAGCGCCCACACCTCCTCATCGCCTTGCAGGAGGAGCTCCTCCAGCACCTGCTGCGCTACTTCTCGGTTGAGCCGCAATGCTTCGGCCTCGGTCAACTCGGTGAAGTTCGGCAACACTCCCGCCTCCGTGGAGAAGCGCCGGAGGAGCTGGGCACAGAAACTGTGGATGGTCGAGATCGGAGCGTCTGACAGCCGTTCCCGCAGCGGTTTCAGCAATCTCAGTTCCTGGGCAGAGACGGCGGCAGCAATGAGGCGGTCCAGCTCAGCTGCAATTCGCGCATACATCTCGGCCGCTGCCTTTCGCGTGAACGTGATTGCCACGATGCTCTGGGGGTCTTTAACTGCCAACAGCAGCCGAATGTACCGGCCCACAAGGACAGCCGTCTTCCCTGAGCCAGCACTGGCAGTGACAACGGTATGCCGGTCAGCATCGAGAGCCCACTGCTGTTCCGGACTCCACCGCATTAGAGCAGGCGCGGCACGAGTAGCTCTAGTGAAATGTCCAAGGCTGGTGCGGAGTGGGTTAGCTGCCCAACGGAGATGAACTGGACGCCCGTCTCGGCATACTGGCGCACGGTAGCTAGTTGAATGCTGCCCGAGGCCTCCGTCTCCATGCGCCCTGCGACGAGCTCCACCGCTTGCCGAACCTCCTCTGGTGTAAAGTTGTCGAACATCACCCGATGGACCCCTTCGCATTCGAGTACCTCTCGAACCTGCGCCAGAGAGTGGGCCTCGACCTCAATCCGGACATTCATGTCCGCGAGTTCCCGGCGGCAGCGCTCCACGGCCGCCCGAATGCTACCCATGGCAGCGATGTGGTTGTCCTTGATGAGCACCGCGTCATAGAGCCCCATGCGGTGATTCTGCGCTCCCCCGATAGCTGTGGCGTACTTATCCAGCCGACGCCAGCCGGGGATGGTCTTGCGCGTGTCCGTAATTGTCGCCCCCGTACCCTCAACCGCTTCCACGAAGCGCCGAGTGAGGGTTGCAACCCCGCTCATCCGCTGGAGGAAGTTCAGCGCTGTCCGCTCCGCTGTTAAAATCGCCGGCACAGGCCCAACGACTTCAGCAACTACCACCCCCGGCTCTACCGATGCCCCCTCTGGCACAAGGGGCTGGAGAATGGCTTCGGGATGCACCTCGCGAAAGGCCAATGCCGCTATTGGCAAGCCGCAAATGACACCGACCTGCTTTACCACAATGCGGCCATGACCAATCGGTGCTTGACCGGCAAAGAGGCACTCTGTCGTGATATCGCCAGCACCGATATCCTCCTGCAACGCAATCTGTACCAGGCGGAGGACACTAGCATCGCGGAGAAGCTCCTCTGCCCGTGGTGGCATGCCCTGCGCCATGCGCCGCACACTCTACCAAGCTGATCTCACAACCTAAGGCTGACCTCACAACCGCAGTACTCGTAGCACGACTGTACCCCCTGGTGTCTGCAGCCGAAGCCAGTATGGACCTCTCGACGGCGGCAGCGGCACCCGTATGCACGAATGCCCTCCCGGAAGCCACAACGCCAGCGCCGGTAGGCTCCTCCCTCCGACATCTACCCATTGCCCCACAACCGCACCTGCCTTGGGCAAGTCAACTGAAAGGAGCAAACCATCAGTTGCTTCGAGGACTCGGACACCTGGCTCAGTTTCAGCCACTGCTCCTGCGGCAGGCTGCCAGAGGAAGAGGAAGTTACCCCTGTCTGGGTCCCAGTTGCTCACCGCTATGTCCCGCCGAGAGGAAATCACGGCCATCACCACTACCGTGTCTGCCACATCGGCCGGTAGCGACATCCACCCAGCAGCACGGTTAACCGTGTACTGGCTAGGCTGGAGCAACTGACCCCCACTCTGGACGGCAATGATGCGCTCCACAGGAGCCACGGGGAATCGGACGAGCGACCCCTTGCGGCGAAGGCGCCACGTAACGGTATCCAGGCCATCGGCGTTGACATCGGCTATAGCAAACGCCTCTACAACGCTCCGAGTCTGCGAGCTCCACTGCGGCTCCAGAGCAAAGTTCCCAGCTTCGTTCTGGTAGACCCGCACCGTATCCCACCAAGCCCCTGCCAGCAAGTCCAAGTCCCCGTCACCATCCAAGTCAACGAGGGCAACCCCAGAGCCGTAGCCAGAGAACCGGGAACGCCACGAAGGAAGCCGCTCCAGCTCCCCGGAGCGGTTACGGAAGAGCGCAACAGTACCGCTGCCACCAAGCTGGCGGTTGAAGGAGACCACAACGTCCACCCAGCCATCGCTGTCAACGTCGCCGACCGCCA is drawn from Candidatus Kapaibacterium sp. and contains these coding sequences:
- the nadC gene encoding carboxylating nicotinate-nucleotide diphosphorylase; the encoded protein is MAQGMPPRAEELLRDASVLRLVQIALQEDIGAGDITTECLFAGQAPIGHGRIVVKQVGVICGLPIAALAFREVHPEAILQPLVPEGASVEPGVVVAEVVGPVPAILTAERTALNFLQRMSGVATLTRRFVEAVEGTGATITDTRKTIPGWRRLDKYATAIGGAQNHRMGLYDAVLIKDNHIAAMGSIRAAVERCRRELADMNVRIEVEAHSLAQVREVLECEGVHRVMFDNFTPEEVRQAVELVAGRMETEASGSIQLATVRQYAETGVQFISVGQLTHSAPALDISLELLVPRLL
- a CDS encoding VCBS repeat-containing protein, which gives rise to MRRRTAWQAAVGWWSLCCAWAAAQVPYAKLPQWESVPQGFYATGLALSDVDGNGLPDVVVACGNDMERQPVVVYANATGLPERLPTWSSADSGYHGHLAVADVDGDGWEDVAVTEYLGEGGFGSPGGVKLYRNRRGRLEERPSWRARERFHTFRCAWGDVDGDGRPDLAVAGGEAYTWVREPVRVYRNRGGYLEEMASWRSAESLIAYDLAWEDINSDGWLDLIVACSWGPSCVFYNRGGQLDTLPGWRAAEMEFANSLAVGDVDSDGWVDVVVSFNRQLGGSGTVALFRNRSGELERLPSWRSRFSGYGSGVALVDLDGDGDLDLLAGAWWDTVRVYQNEAGNFALEPQWSSQTRSVVEAFAIADVNADGLDTVTWRLRRKGSLVRFPVAPVERIIAVQSGGQLLQPSQYTVNRAAGWMSLPADVADTVVVMAVISSRRDIAVSNWDPDRGNFLFLWQPAAGAVAETEPGVRVLEATDGLLLSVDLPKAGAVVGQWVDVGGRSLPALALWLPGGHSCIRVPLPPSRGPYWLRLQTPGGTVVLRVLRL